ACCGGGAGGAAACGGAGGGTGGGGCTCCACGCATCCCGAACAGGAACCTCGTCACCAGGCCGAGGACGACGAGGCCGCGCAGGACGTCCAGTTCGGTTCGGCGCACCGGTTCGGCGGTCATGAGACCTCAACGTACGTACCCCTGGCGGGCAGGTGAACGGGTACCGGCGACTCCGTTTCAGCGCACCCCGCGCGGCCGGTACTGGACGCTGATGCGCGGCCCCGAGGCACGGGCCGACTTCGGGACGCAGTGCTCCCAGGTCCGCTGGCAGGAGCCGCCCATCACGATCAGGTCGCCGTGCCCGAGCGGCCGCCGCACCGTCTCGCCGCCGTGTCCGTGCATCGGGCGCAGCAGCAGATCCCGGGGCGCCCCCACGGAGAGGATCGCCACCATGGTGTCCTCCCGGGCGCCCCGCCCGATCCGGTCGCCGTGCCAGGCGACGCTGTCCCGGCCGTCGCGGTAGTGACACAGACCGGCCGTCACGAAGGGCTCGCCCAGCTCGTGGGCGTAGTGCGTGGAGAGCGCGTCGCGCGCCTCGGCCAGCACCGGGTGCGGCAGCGCGTCGTCCGCACCGTAGTAGGCGAGCAGCCGTGGTACGTCCACGACCTGGTCGTACATCTGACGGCGCTCCGCGCGCCACGGCACGTCGGCGACCAGCTGTTCGAACAGGGCGTCGGCGCCGCTGAGCCACCCGGGCAGCACGTCGATCCAGGCGCCGGAGCCCAGTCCGGTGCGGCGGATCCCGTCGAGGGGGCCGAGGCGGAGCTGGTCGGCCTGGTCGAAGAGGGAGCCCTGGAGGTGCACGGTCATGGATCCAGCGTACTCCTTATTCGAATACGCGTTCCAATCTGTCATGTTCCGATCCGTCGTGTTCCGATCTGGATCCAGCTCTTTGGATGCATCCGTGTATCGGATACATTCATGTATCGAACGGAGGGCGGACATGGTGGCGGAGGCGGTGACCAAGCGCGTGACCAGGCGTCGTGTCCGCACGCGGGCCAATCTGCTGGACGCGGCGTTCGCCGTGTTCGCGGCCAAGGGATTCGGCCGGGTCTCCATCGAGGAGGTCTGCGAGGCCGCCGGCTACAGCAGGGGCGCCTTCTATTCGAACTTCGGCAGCCTGGACGAGCTGTTCTTCGCGCTCTACCGGGAGCGGGCCGACCTCATCGCCGAGCAGGTGGCCGGCGCACTCGCCCTCGACGGGCCGGACCTCGACGTCCCCGCTGCCGTGGACCGGGTCACCGAAGTGCTGCTCCTCGACCTGGACTGGCTCCTGGTGAAGACCGACTTCCTGGTGCACGCGGCCCGGGACGCCGCCGTCGCGCAGACCCTGTTGGCCCACCGGGCGCGGCTGCGGCAGGCGATCGCGGACCGGCTCGCCCGGGCGCGGGGCCTCGCCGAGCTGCCCGCAGCGCTGGGCGACATCGACGGCGCGGCGTACGCCGTGGTCGCCGCGTACGACGGAGTCACCACCCAACTGCTGCTGGACAAGGACGTCGAGCGCGCCCGTGTCTGGCTGAAGCACCTACTCACCGCCCTGCTGACCGACGGCAGCGGCACCACCGAATGAGGAAGGCAACGGACGCCATGGACGCGGACGTCATCGTCGTCGGAGCGGGCCTCGCGGGCCTGGTCGCGGCGCACGAACTCACCAGCAGGGGCCGGCGGGTCGCCCTGGTCGACCAGGAGAACGCCGCCAACCTCGGCGGCCAGGCGTTCTGGTCCTTCGGCGGGCTCTTCCTCGTCGACTCCCCGGAGCAGCGCCGCCTCGGCATCAAGGACTCCTTCGACCTCGCCTGGAACGACTGGCAGGGCAGCGCACAGTTCGACCGCACCGACGACGAGGACTCCTGGGCGGTGCGCTGGGCGCGCGCCTACGTCGAGTGGGCGGCGGGGGAGAAGCGGACCTGGCTCGCCGGGCACGGGATCTCCTTCGTGCCCACCGTCGGCTGGGCCGAGCGCGGCGACCTGCGCGCCGACGGGCACGGCAACTCCGTGCCCCGCTTCCACGTCGCCTGGGGGACGGGTACGGGCGTCGTCGAGCCGTTCGTCCGGTACGCCAAGCAGGCCGCCAAGGACGGACTGCTGACCTTCTACCACCGCCACCGGGTCGACGCCCTCGTCGTCGAGGACGGCGCCGCCCGCGGCGTGCGCGGCACCGTCCTCGCCGCCGACGACTCCGCGCGCGGCGTCGCCTCCAACCGCGACCCGATCGGCGACTTCGCACTGACCGCCCAGGCCGTGGTCGTCACCAGCGGCGGCATCGGCGCCGACCACGACATCGTGCGGCGCTACTGGCCCGAGCGGCTCGGCACGCCCCCGGCCGAGATGGTCACCGGCGTCCCCGCCTACGTCGACGGCCGGATGCTCGACATCAGCGCCGAGGCCGGCGTCCGGCTGGTCAACCGCGACCGCATGTGGCACTACACCGAGGGCATCCAGAACTGGGACCCCATCTGGCCCGGCCACGGCATCCGCATCCTGCCCGGCCCGTCCTCCCTGTGGTTCGACGCCCTCGGCCGCCGGCTGCCCGACCCTTGCCTGCCGGGCTACGACACCCTCAACACGCTCAAGCACCTGCGCACGACGCAGGACATCGCCGAGTACGACCACTCCTGGTTCATCCTCACCCGGAAGATCGTCGAGAAGGAGTTCGCGCTCTCGGGCTCCGAGCAGAACCCTGACATCACCGCCAAGGACCGCAAGGCCGTGCTGCGCGACCGGCTCCTCGGCAAGGGGGCGCCGGCGCCGGTGCAGGCCTTCCTCGACCACGGGAAGGACTTCGTCATCGCGGACACCCTCGACAAGCTCGTCGAGAAGATGAACACGCTGACCGAGAAGGCGCTGCTCGACGTGGACGAGCTGCGCCGCCAGATCCAGGCCCGCGACCTGCAGATCGCCAACCCCTACTCCAAGGACTCCCAGGTCCAGGGCATCCGCAACGCCCGCCGCTACATCGGCGACCGGCTCGGCCGCGTCGCGACCCCGCACCGGATCCTCGACCCCGAGGCCGGCCCGCTCGTCGCGGTCAAGCTGCACGTCCTCACCCGCAAGACCCTCGGCGGCATCCAGACCGACCTCGACTCGCGCGCCCTCGGCGCCGACGGGCAGCCGGTCGAGGGGCTGTACGCGGCGGGCGAGGTCGCCGGTTTCGGCGGCGGCGGAGTCCACGGCTACAACGCCCTCGAAGGCACCTTCCTCGGCGGCTGCCTCTTCTCCGGGCGCGCGGCGGGACGGGCGGCGGCCAAGCAGACGGGCTGAGCGGGACCTGGTTCAGTCGAGTTCCAGTCGAGTTCTAGTCGAGCAGGCCGAGCAGCACGGCCGCGTGGCTCTCCCCGGGAGTCTTCGCGGCCGTCAGCAGGGTCACCGGCCCCTCGCGGGTCAACGCCCGGACGCGGTCGAGGAGTTCGGCCGCTTCCGGAGCGGCCAGCTCCGCCTCGTAGCGCCGCGCGAACTCCTCGTACGACCCCTCGCCCGCGTGGTACCAGCGGCGCAGCCCGGTCGAGGGGGTCATCGCCTTGGGCCACTCGTCGATCCGGGCCGCGTCCTTGGCGAGGCCGCGCGGCCACAGCCGGTCGACCAGGACGCGTACCCCGTCCTCGGGCTCGGGCGGCTCGTAGACGCGGCGCACGCGGACGCTCATGGGCGGGCCTCTCCGGGGCAGGGGCGGTGGTGTCGAGCGTAGGCCCGCCGCGCCCGCCGCTGCCGTACGGCTTGACCTGAATGGGGAGGAAACCGGGGTGATCAGTCCCTAGTCTGAGGACGCTTGATCACCCGCCACCCCCCCAAGGAGCGCCCGTGATGCAGTCCCGCAGACGTCTTCCCGTCCTGCGCCGCGAAGCCGTCGCCGCCACCGTCCCCGTCATCGTGGGGTCGTTGCTCGCGATGGCCGGTCCCGCTGTCGCGGCCGGCCCGACGGGAGCGTCCGGCGTCGGCGACCCCTACTTCCCGCTCGCCGGAAACGGCGGCTACCACGTCTCCCACTACGGTCTGACGCTCGGTTACGACCCGGGCAGCCGTCACCTCACCGGCAAGGCGGTCCTCACCGCCCGCGCCACCCAGCGGCTGACCCGCCTCGACCTCGACTTCAAGGGCCTGAAGATCACCGGCCTGACGGTCGACCACGTCAAGGCCGTCTACAAGCGCGACGGGCAGGAACTCGTCGTCACCCCCGCCCGCCCCCTGCGCAAGGGTCAGTCCTTCCGCGTCACCGTCACCTACAACGGCAAGCCGGGCCCGGTCACCGACCCCGACGGCTCGCTCGACGGCTGGATTCCCACCGACGACGGCGCGTTCGTCGCGGGCGAGCCGCAGGGCGCGATGACCTGGTTCCCGGCGAACAACCACCCCCTCGACAAGTCCTCCTACGACTTCACGATCACCGTCCCCAAGGGCCGCACCGCCGTCGCCAACGGCGTCCTGCTCGGACAGAGCACCCGGGCCGGCAAGACCACCTTCCGCTGGCGGCAGACCGAGCCCATGGCCGCCTACCTCGCCACCGCGACCGTAGGAAAGTTCCAGGTCAAGCAGTACACGACCCGCAGTGGCCTCAAGGTCTACGACGCCGTCGACCCGCGCGAGGCCGCGGCCGCCGCACCGGTGCTGAAGAAGCTGCCGTCCGTCCTGGAGTGGGAGAGCAAGCTGTTCGGGCCCTACCCGTACCGCGCCGCGGGCTCCCTCGTCGACCACGCCCCGAACGTCGGATACGCCCTGGAGACCCAGTCCCGGCCGGTGTACGACCGGGCGCCCGACCTGAGCACCCTCGTCCACGAGAGCGCCCACCAGTGGTTCGGCGACTCCGTCTCCCTCACCTCCTGGAAGGACATCTGGCTCAACGAGGGCTTCGCCACCTACGCCGAGTGGCTCTACACGGAGCAGCACGGCGGCGACAGCGCCCAGAAGTCCTTCGACGCGCTGTACGCCCGCCCCGCGACCGACGGCCTGTGGGCGTTCCCGCCCGGCGACCCCGGCAGCGGCGCCAACATCTTCGACACCCCCGTCTACGCCCGCGGCGCGATGACCCTGCACGCCCTGCGCACCGCCGTCGGCGACCGCGCCTTCTTCCGCATCCTGCGCGCCTGGGCGGCCCAGCACCGCTACGGCAACGGCACGACCGCCCAGTTCGAGCGGCTCGCGGAGCGGGAGTCCGGGAAGGACCTCGGCGGCCTCTTCCACACCTGGCTGTACGCCCAGGGCAAGCCCAGCACGCCGTAACGCCCGAACCGGCCCGGGAAACCTGACGAGTTCCACATACCTGTCGGTCATGGTCGACTCATGATCACGCACCGACCCCGGGCCGCCGTGCTGCTCGCCGCGTCCCTTCTGCTCACGGGATGCGGCGGCGGCGCCACGGCCGCCTCCGGACCGGCGACCGCCGCCGCTGCCCCCGAGGCCTCCGCTGCCTCCGCGACGCCGGGCGCGCCCGCGCCCTCCCTCTCCCTCGAGGTCGCGACCCGACAGATACCGGGCCTGGGGCCCAGGACGCTGGCCGCGGTGCCGTCCGGGGCGCGGCAGGCGGTCGTGGTGACCGGGCAGGGCAAGAACTCGCCGCGCTCCACCGTCGTCCTGTACCGGCGCACCGAGGCCGGCTGGCAGGCCGGGGAGAGCTGGCCCGCGCACAACGCGCTGCGCGGCTGGAGCGACCACCACATGGCCGGCGACCTGCACTCGCCCATCGGCGTCTACGGCCTCAGCGACGCCGGCGGGCTCCTGCGCGACCCCGGCACGAAGCTGCCGTACGACCACGGCGTCGGCTTCACGGCGCCCGGCACCGGGTTCGAGGGCGAGTCGCTGGCCGGTTCCTTCGACTATGTGATCGCGATCGACTACAACCGCGAGCCGGGCACCTCGCCCCTCGACTGGACCCGCCCCCTCGGCGCGGGGCGCGGCGGCGGGATCTGGCTGCACGTCGACCACGGCGGCCCCACCCACGGGTGCGTGAGCGTCGCCGAGGAGCACATGAAGGAACTGCTCCTCGCCCTCGACCCCGCCCTCCGCCCGGTGGTCGTCATGGGCGACCATGCCTCTCTGGCCCGCTGAGAAACCGTGCCCGTCGAAGAACCGTGCCCGTCGAATAACCGTGCCCGTCGAGAGAACGTGCCCGTCGAGAAAGGGAGTCGTCGCGTGTGCGCGCATGTACTGGTCGCCGAGGACGACGCGATGCAGGCCGAACTCATCCGCCGCTCCCTGCTCGCCGAGGGCCACACCGCCACCGTGGTCCACGACGGCCCCGCCGCGCTCGACGCGGCCCGGAGGCTCAGCCCCGACCTGGTCGTACTGGACCTCATGCTGCCGGTGATCGACGGCTTCGGCGTCTGCCGGGCGCTGCGCCGGGACGACGACGTCCCGGTCCTGATGCTCACCGCCCGCGCCGCCGAGGACGACCTCCTGCTCGGCCTCGAACTCGGCGCCGACGACTACATGACCAAGCCGTACAGCCCGCGTGAGCTGATGGCCCGCATCCGGACCGTGCTGCGGCGCAGCGGGCGGGCCGCGAGCCGGCGCGACGATCCGGCCGTGCGCGCCGCCGGACTCGCCGTCGACCCGGAACGGCACGAGGTGACCTGCGACGGCGTGCCCGTGGAGTGCACGCCCGCCGAGTTCCAGATCCTGCTCACCCTGGCAGGCGAGCCCGAACGGGTCTTCTCCCGGCGGCAGTTGCTCCAGTGCACCCGGGGCTTCGACCGGTCCTCCACCGAACGGGCCGTCGACGTGCACATCATGAACCTGCGCCGGAAGATCGAGGCCGACCCGCGCCGCCCCGTCCGGCTGCTGACCGTCTTCGGCGTCGGCTACAAGCTCGGCGGAGGCCGCGCGTGAAGCGTGCCCGCGGCCGTACCCGCACCGGCGCCGTCCGGATACCGCTGCACAAACGCCTGCTGGTCCGGCTGCTGTTCACGTCCGTCCTGATCGCCGTGTGCTCGGTTGCCGCGACGGCCTGGCTGGCGGTGGCCACCACCACCCGCGCCCTGAAGGAGGAACAGGGCCAGGCCCTCGCCGACGACATGGACATCCTCGCCCGGCTCAGCGGGTACGCGGCCACGCACCCCGACTGGAGCGGCGTCCAGGCCACCGTCCACGCCCTGTCGGCGAAGACCGGCCGGCGCATCGCCCTGACCACCGCCGACCGCACCCGCGTCGCCGACTCCGCCTCGCACGCCACCGCGCTGCCCCCGCACGCCGCCGCGACCGTCGACCCCCTGCGCACCGACACCTACACCGAGCGCGGCGCGCAGCTCGGCGGGATCGATCCGCGCGTGGTGGGCCCCTATCTGCTGTCGGCCGGGGAGCGCGCCGAGATCGGCGCACTGGCCCGGGCACGGCAACGCTGCCTCGCCCGCTACGGCATCGACGCGACCGTCCACGACACACCGAGCGGTCGGCCGGTCGTCATCGGCACGGACGGCGCCTTCAACTCCCCCTTCGCGGCAGACGACTGCGAGGACGGCAGGCTCGACGCGCCGACCCCCACGGAGGACAAGGCGCTGACCGGGCTCCAGACCCGCGCCCGCAGCTGTCTCACCCGGGCGGGCGTGCCGACCGACCAACCGGTGTTGGCCAGGATCAGCGGCACCGACCGCGGCGTCGTGACCCCCGACTTCGTGATCGAGTACGCCAGGGCGGGCGACGCCAAGACCCAGCGGGCCGTCCAGACCTGCGTCGACGACGCCCGGCGCGCCCAGCTCGACCCGTACGTCGCCCCCGTCGTCGAGCTGTATCTCGGCATCGGGGACGACGGTGGGGCGCCCCGCTGGAACATGTCCCCGGCCAACAAGGCGAAGGTCTTCGGCACGGCCGGCCTGGTGCTCGCCCTCACCGTCGCCGTGTCCGCGGTCGTCGCCACCCGGCTCGTACGGCCTCTGCGCGCCCTGACCGTGGCCGCCCAGCAGCCCCCGGACCAGCACGCGCGCGTGCCCGTCACCACCCGGGACGAGACCGGGATCCTGGCGGAGGCGTTCAACGACCTCGCCGAGCGCCGCGAACGTCTGGAGGCCCAGCGCAAGGCCCTGGTCAGCGATGTCGCCCACGAGCTGCGCAGTCCGCTCACCAACATCCGGGGCTGGCTCGAGGTCACCCGCGACGGCCTCGTCGAACCCGACGCCGAACTGCTCGGCGCCCTGCACGAGGAGGCCCTGGTCCTCCAGCGCGTCATCGACGACCTGCGCGATCTCGCCGCCGCCGACGCCGGCACCCTACGGCTGCACCGCGAGCCCGTGCCCGCCGACGAACTGCTCGCCCAGGTCGCCGCCGCCCACCGCGTCGCCGCCGACACCGCCCGCGTCGCCCTGCGCACCGAGACCGAGGGCACGCCCTGGCTGGACGCCGACCCGGTGCGTCTGCGCCAGGCGCTCGGCAACCTCGTCACCAACGCCGTACGGCACACCCCGCCCGAGGGCACGGTCACCCTGACCGCCCGGCGCGACGGCGAGGCCGACGTCGTCGTCCTGGAGGCCGCCGACACCGGCACGGGCATCGCGGCCGAGGACCTGCCGCACGTCTTCGACCGGTTCTGGCGCGCGGAGAAGTCCCGCAGCCGCCGTACCGGAGGCAGCGGCCTCGGCCTGCCGATCGTCCGTCATCTGGTCGCCGCCCACGGCGGCACGGTGGAGGCCGCCAGCACGCCGGGCGCCGGCAGCGTCTTCACCCTGCGGCTGCCCGCCGCCGCGCCGCCCAAGGACGGCTGAGGTGTGCCGAAGTCACGTTCCCGGCTTCGTCCAGCGAGCGAGCGGGCGTGTCGCCGGCGCTCTTTTGGGGAGCCGGCCACGCGCAGCGGCGGCGGAATGTCCGTCAGGTCGCGTCGGCGGTCTCCACGATGAGCCCCCGGAGGAAGGTGGCGATCGCGGCCTCGAAAGCCTCGGCGAAGGCCGGGTGCATGAACGCCAGGCTCGAGTCGGCCTGGAAGGCGGCGAGCAGCGAGGGGGCGGGACGGCTGCGGGTCCACAGGGCTCCGACGAGGATGATGACCATGTGCGCGGCGCGGAGCGCCCGCTCGTCGTCGAGCTCGGGGAGCAGGTCGTGGAGCCGCGCGGCGAGCCAGCGGATGGCGTCGCGTGAGGACCTCTTGTACCTGGTCGCGACGTCGACGGAGATGTTGTGCTCCAGGATCGCGTGTTGCACGCTCAGCAGTTCGCACAGCATGGGGTGGGCGGCGAACGTAGCGGCCAGCCGTGCCGCGACCTGGCGCGCTCTCACCGGAGCCGGTGCGGACGGGTCGGCCCACTCGGGGAACGTCTCGGCGGTCTCGACCCGGTAGCGGGCGGCCGCCTCGGAGAGCAGGTCGAGCAGCACCGCCTCGCGTGACTCGAAGTAGAGCGTCATGGCGGACTTCGACAGCCCGACCCGGCGGCTGAGTTCGTTGAGGCTCACCGCCGCGACCGGCA
This window of the Streptomyces sp. NBC_01275 genome carries:
- a CDS encoding alpha-ketoglutarate-dependent dioxygenase AlkB, giving the protein MTVHLQGSLFDQADQLRLGPLDGIRRTGLGSGAWIDVLPGWLSGADALFEQLVADVPWRAERRQMYDQVVDVPRLLAYYGADDALPHPVLAEARDALSTHYAHELGEPFVTAGLCHYRDGRDSVAWHGDRIGRGAREDTMVAILSVGAPRDLLLRPMHGHGGETVRRPLGHGDLIVMGGSCQRTWEHCVPKSARASGPRISVQYRPRGVR
- a CDS encoding TetR/AcrR family transcriptional regulator, translating into MVAEAVTKRVTRRRVRTRANLLDAAFAVFAAKGFGRVSIEEVCEAAGYSRGAFYSNFGSLDELFFALYRERADLIAEQVAGALALDGPDLDVPAAVDRVTEVLLLDLDWLLVKTDFLVHAARDAAVAQTLLAHRARLRQAIADRLARARGLAELPAALGDIDGAAYAVVAAYDGVTTQLLLDKDVERARVWLKHLLTALLTDGSGTTE
- a CDS encoding FAD-binding dehydrogenase — protein: MDADVIVVGAGLAGLVAAHELTSRGRRVALVDQENAANLGGQAFWSFGGLFLVDSPEQRRLGIKDSFDLAWNDWQGSAQFDRTDDEDSWAVRWARAYVEWAAGEKRTWLAGHGISFVPTVGWAERGDLRADGHGNSVPRFHVAWGTGTGVVEPFVRYAKQAAKDGLLTFYHRHRVDALVVEDGAARGVRGTVLAADDSARGVASNRDPIGDFALTAQAVVVTSGGIGADHDIVRRYWPERLGTPPAEMVTGVPAYVDGRMLDISAEAGVRLVNRDRMWHYTEGIQNWDPIWPGHGIRILPGPSSLWFDALGRRLPDPCLPGYDTLNTLKHLRTTQDIAEYDHSWFILTRKIVEKEFALSGSEQNPDITAKDRKAVLRDRLLGKGAPAPVQAFLDHGKDFVIADTLDKLVEKMNTLTEKALLDVDELRRQIQARDLQIANPYSKDSQVQGIRNARRYIGDRLGRVATPHRILDPEAGPLVAVKLHVLTRKTLGGIQTDLDSRALGADGQPVEGLYAAGEVAGFGGGGVHGYNALEGTFLGGCLFSGRAAGRAAAKQTG
- a CDS encoding DUF488 domain-containing protein, which gives rise to MSVRVRRVYEPPEPEDGVRVLVDRLWPRGLAKDAARIDEWPKAMTPSTGLRRWYHAGEGSYEEFARRYEAELAAPEAAELLDRVRALTREGPVTLLTAAKTPGESHAAVLLGLLD
- a CDS encoding M1 family metallopeptidase, with amino-acid sequence MQSRRRLPVLRREAVAATVPVIVGSLLAMAGPAVAAGPTGASGVGDPYFPLAGNGGYHVSHYGLTLGYDPGSRHLTGKAVLTARATQRLTRLDLDFKGLKITGLTVDHVKAVYKRDGQELVVTPARPLRKGQSFRVTVTYNGKPGPVTDPDGSLDGWIPTDDGAFVAGEPQGAMTWFPANNHPLDKSSYDFTITVPKGRTAVANGVLLGQSTRAGKTTFRWRQTEPMAAYLATATVGKFQVKQYTTRSGLKVYDAVDPREAAAAAPVLKKLPSVLEWESKLFGPYPYRAAGSLVDHAPNVGYALETQSRPVYDRAPDLSTLVHESAHQWFGDSVSLTSWKDIWLNEGFATYAEWLYTEQHGGDSAQKSFDALYARPATDGLWAFPPGDPGSGANIFDTPVYARGAMTLHALRTAVGDRAFFRILRAWAAQHRYGNGTTAQFERLAERESGKDLGGLFHTWLYAQGKPSTP
- a CDS encoding L,D-transpeptidase family protein, whose protein sequence is MITHRPRAAVLLAASLLLTGCGGGATAASGPATAAAAPEASAASATPGAPAPSLSLEVATRQIPGLGPRTLAAVPSGARQAVVVTGQGKNSPRSTVVLYRRTEAGWQAGESWPAHNALRGWSDHHMAGDLHSPIGVYGLSDAGGLLRDPGTKLPYDHGVGFTAPGTGFEGESLAGSFDYVIAIDYNREPGTSPLDWTRPLGAGRGGGIWLHVDHGGPTHGCVSVAEEHMKELLLALDPALRPVVVMGDHASLAR
- a CDS encoding response regulator transcription factor, whose translation is MCAHVLVAEDDAMQAELIRRSLLAEGHTATVVHDGPAALDAARRLSPDLVVLDLMLPVIDGFGVCRALRRDDDVPVLMLTARAAEDDLLLGLELGADDYMTKPYSPRELMARIRTVLRRSGRAASRRDDPAVRAAGLAVDPERHEVTCDGVPVECTPAEFQILLTLAGEPERVFSRRQLLQCTRGFDRSSTERAVDVHIMNLRRKIEADPRRPVRLLTVFGVGYKLGGGRA
- a CDS encoding cell wall metabolism sensor histidine kinase WalK — protein: MKRARGRTRTGAVRIPLHKRLLVRLLFTSVLIAVCSVAATAWLAVATTTRALKEEQGQALADDMDILARLSGYAATHPDWSGVQATVHALSAKTGRRIALTTADRTRVADSASHATALPPHAAATVDPLRTDTYTERGAQLGGIDPRVVGPYLLSAGERAEIGALARARQRCLARYGIDATVHDTPSGRPVVIGTDGAFNSPFAADDCEDGRLDAPTPTEDKALTGLQTRARSCLTRAGVPTDQPVLARISGTDRGVVTPDFVIEYARAGDAKTQRAVQTCVDDARRAQLDPYVAPVVELYLGIGDDGGAPRWNMSPANKAKVFGTAGLVLALTVAVSAVVATRLVRPLRALTVAAQQPPDQHARVPVTTRDETGILAEAFNDLAERRERLEAQRKALVSDVAHELRSPLTNIRGWLEVTRDGLVEPDAELLGALHEEALVLQRVIDDLRDLAAADAGTLRLHREPVPADELLAQVAAAHRVAADTARVALRTETEGTPWLDADPVRLRQALGNLVTNAVRHTPPEGTVTLTARRDGEADVVVLEAADTGTGIAAEDLPHVFDRFWRAEKSRSRRTGGSGLGLPIVRHLVAAHGGTVEAASTPGAGSVFTLRLPAAAPPKDG
- a CDS encoding TetR family transcriptional regulator; this translates as MATFHRARSDEQRAVRRQSILHTAAGMLDEMPVAAVSLNELSRRVGLSKSAMTLYFESREAVLLDLLSEAAARYRVETAETFPEWADPSAPAPVRARQVAARLAATFAAHPMLCELLSVQHAILEHNISVDVATRYKRSSRDAIRWLAARLHDLLPELDDERALRAAHMVIILVGALWTRSRPAPSLLAAFQADSSLAFMHPAFAEAFEAAIATFLRGLIVETADAT